One window of Medicago truncatula cultivar Jemalong A17 chromosome 2, MtrunA17r5.0-ANR, whole genome shotgun sequence genomic DNA carries:
- the LOC11409042 gene encoding protein argonaute PNH1, with amino-acid sequence MHTESKTRTTLQMQMKDPEEHQVKSKPLQKCTERRRKSKKRRNQIKTEKSHETGVESKSSLMFPCRPGYGQLGTKCLIKANHFLVDISVSDLSHYNVKIIPEVCSSKTRKAVISELVRVHKNTDLANRLPVYDGGRNLYTAGLLPFTYKEFSVILSEEDYVTGGTREQEFKVGIKFATSVRMQQLRELLSGKQVDTPQEALSVFDIVLKEVAAQSYISIGRNFYSPDLRKPQQLGGGIESWRGFYQSIRPTQMGLSLNIDMSSMAFIEPLPVIDFVAQILGKDVHSKPLSDADRVKIKKALRGVKVEVTHRGNFRRKYRISGLTSQPTRELIFPLDEQMNMKSVVDYFQEMYGYTIKYSHLPCLQVGSQRKLNYLPMEACKIVRGQRQTKGLNEKQITSLLKFSCQRPREQETDILQTIEQNNYENNPYAKEFGISIDKKLASVEARVLPSPWLKYHDSGREKEHLPQVGQWNMLNKKVINGSNVRYWACINFSRSVQESTAHGFCQQLVQMCQITGLEFSQEPVIPVYSARPDQVKKALKYVHTTALDKLDGKELELLIAILPDNNGSLYGDLKRICETDLGLISQCCLAKYVFKINRQYLANVALKINVKMGGRNTVLLDALSWRIPLVSDIPTIIFGADVTHAESGDDSGPSIAAVVASQDWPEVTKYAGLVCAQPHREELIQDLFKSWKDPQRGVVYGGMIRELLLSFKRATGQKPLRIIFYRDGVSEGQFYQVLLYELDAIRKACASLEPSYQPPVTFVVVQKRNHTRLFPNNHDDRNSTDTSGNILPGTVVDSKICHPTEFDFYLCSHAGIQGTSRPAHYHVLWDENNFSPDEIQSLTNNLCYTYARCTRSVSVVPPAYYAHLAAYRARCYMEPDHPEIAKLRDARSKDRAVRPLPALKENVKNVMFYC; translated from the exons ATGCATACAGAGTCAAAAACAAG AACTACACTGCAAATGCAAATGAAGGACCCAGAAGAGCATCAAGTGAAATCAAAGCCTCTACAAAAATGTACAGAACGTAGAAGAAAGAGCAAAAAGAGAAGAAACCAAATCAAGACAGAAAAATCACATGAAACAGGAGTTGAATCAAAGAGTAGCCTAATGTTTCCTTGCAGGCCTGGTTATGGCCAACTTGGGACTAAGTGTCTCATCAAAGCCAACCATTTTCTTGTAGATATATCTGTCTCTGATTTAAGCCATTACAAT GTTAAAATAATTCCTGAAGTTTGTTCTAGTAAAACAAGAAAGGCTGTCATATCTGAGCTTGTGAGGGTTCATAAGAACACTGATTTAGCGAATAGGCTTCCTGTGTATGATGGAGGAAGAAATCTTTACACTGCTGGTTTGCTTCCTTTTACTTACAAAGAATTCAGTGTGATATTGAGTGAAGAAGATTATGTTACCGGCGGTACCag GGAACAAGAATTTAAGGTGGGAATCAAGTTTGCAACTAGTGTTAGAATGCAACAACTTAGGGAACTTCTAAGTGGGAAACAAGTTGACACTCCACAAGAAGCACTTAGTGTCTTTGACATTGTTTTGAAGGAGGTTGCAGCTCAAAG TTACATATCAATTGGGAGAAATTTCTATTCTCCTGATTTGAGGAAACCACAGCAACTTGGTGGTGGCATTGAATCATGGCGTGGATTTTACCAGAGTATAAGGCCAACTCAAATGGGATTATCACTAAACATTG ATATGTCATCAATGGCATTTATTGAACCACTACCTGTAATTGACTTCGTTGCTCAAATTCTTGGGAAAGATGTGCACTCAAAACCATTGTCAGATGCAGATCGTGTCAAG ATTAAAAAGGCCTTAAGAGGAGTAAAAGTTGAAGTCACACATAGAGGAAATTTCAGAAGAAAGTACAGAATATCAGGATTGACTTCACAACCCACAAGGGAGCTTAT TTTTCCTCTTGATGAGCAAATGAATATGAAATCAGTAGTTGATTATTTTCAAGAAATGTATGGATATACGATCAAATATTCTCATTTACCTTGCCTTCAAGTAGGAAGTCAAAGGAAGTTGAACTATTTGCCCATGGAG GCATGCAAGATAGTTAGGGGCCAAAGACAAACAAAAGGACTGAATGAAAAGCAAATAACTTCTTTGTTGAAATTTTCATGCCAGAGACCCCGTGAACAAGAAACAGACATTTTACAG ACAATTGAACAAAACAATTATGAAAATAATCCATATGCAAAGGAGTTTGGCATCAGCATAGATAAGAAGCTTGCATCAGTGGAGGCTCGGGTTCTTCCTTCTCCTTGG TTGAAATATCATGACTctggaagagagaaagaacactTGCCACAAGTTGGTCAATGGAATATGCTGAACAAG AAAGTTATAAATGGAAGTAATGTAAGATACTGGGCATGCATCAATTTCTCAAGAAGTGTACAAGAAAGTACAGCTCATGGATTTTGCCAACAGTTGGTTCAAATGTGTCAAATCACAGGCTTG GAATTTAGTCAGGAGCCTGTGATTCCTGTATATTCAGCAAGACCAGATCAGGTCAAGAAGGCTTTGAAGTATGTACATACTACTGCTCTAGACAAACTTGATGGTAAAGAGCTAGAATTGTTGATTGCCATTCTTCCAGACAATAATGGCTCTTTGTATG GTGATCTCAAAAGAATCTGTGAAACAGATTTGGGGCTGATTTCTCAATGCTGCCTTGCAAAATATGTATTCAAGATTAATAGACAGTACTTGGCAAATGTTGCACTAAAAATCAATGTCAAG ATGGGAGGAAGAAACACGGTACTTTTGGATGCTTTAAGTTGGAGGATTCCACTGGTTAGTGATATTCCAACAATAATATTTGGAGCTGATGTAACTCATGCAGAATCCGGAGACGATAGTGGCCCATCCATCGCTGCT GTTGTAGCCTCCCAGGACTGGCCAGAAGTAACAAAGTATGCAGGGTTGGTTTGCGCTCAGCCTCACCGTGAAGAGCTCATCCAAGATCTTTTCAAATCTTGGAAAGATCCACAGAGGGGAGTGGTTTACGGTGGTATGATCAG GGAGCTTTTACTCTCGTTTAAGAGGGCAACTGGACAAAAACCGTTGAGAATAATATTTTACAG GGATGGGGTAAGTGAAGGACAGTTCTACCAAGTTTTGTTGTATGAGCTTGACGCCATCCGAAAG GCTTGTGCGTCTTTGGAACCAAGTTACCAACCTCCGGTAACATTTGTTGTGGTTCAAAAACGGAATCACACTAGACTCTTCCCAAACAATCACGATGACAGAAACAGCACCGATACCAGTGGGAACATCTTACCTG GTACTGTGGTGGATTCAAAGATATGTCATCCTACTGAATTTGATTTCTATTTATGCAGTCATGCAGGAATTCAG GGTACAAGTAGACCAGCACACTATCATGTCCTCTGGGATGAGAACAATTTCAGTCCGGATGAGATTCAGTCTTTAACTAACAACTTATGCTACAC CTATGCAAGATGTACGCGGTCTGTTTCTGTAG TGCCTCCAGCATACTATGCTCATTTGGCAGCCTACAGAGCTCGATGCTACATGGAACCCGACCATCCCGAGATTGCAAAACTGCGAGATGCGAGATCAAAAGATAGAGCTGTTAGGCCACTTCCTGCATTGAAAGAGAATGTGAAGAATGTAATGTTTTACTGTTGA